In Archangium violaceum, the following are encoded in one genomic region:
- a CDS encoding M20/M25/M40 family metallo-hydrolase — protein sequence MKRTLVLLAALLLLPLAAQAQLTTPAEKSASRTIRGEDLQAHVSFLASDLLEGRGPGTRGDALAQQYIATQFQLLGLKPAGTNGSYLQPLELVGMTGHPKTLSFTSGSSRAELQYHDDFIATSGAQAAEAVLRESELVFVGYGIQAPEYEWDDFKGKDLRGKTLVILNNDPEDDPTLFGGKARLRYGRWDYKYEQAAKTGAAGALIIHTTPSAGYSWQVVQTSWSGEQFELPALGEKPRLQVKGWMTDEATRRVLQLAGRDLDVLRAAAQKRDFQPVPLGVTVSTRFANQVRRRPTANVLGLLPGSDPKLSREVVLYSAHHDHLGLKEDAKPGEDAIYNGAVDNASGVAAMLEVARAFSRLPKAPPRSILFAAVAAEEQGLLGSQYLAEHLPVPPGRVAANINIDGLNIHGRTRDVTVIGLGKSSLDSVLVAMVRAQGRIVKADQLPDRGFFYRSDQFNFARLGVPAAYFSSGMDFIGRPPGWGKERREKWEAQHYHQPSDELTPDWDFSGAVEDVQLFFLLGANVARTRELPRWNKGDEFEAPRLQALEDLKSQGAR from the coding sequence ATGAAGCGAACGCTGGTGCTCCTCGCAGCCCTGTTGCTCCTCCCGCTCGCCGCACAGGCGCAGCTCACCACGCCCGCGGAGAAATCCGCGTCCCGGACCATCCGGGGCGAGGATCTCCAGGCGCACGTGAGCTTCCTGGCGTCGGATCTGCTCGAGGGCCGAGGCCCCGGGACGCGCGGAGACGCGCTGGCGCAGCAGTACATCGCAACACAATTCCAGCTGTTGGGCCTGAAGCCAGCGGGGACGAACGGGAGCTACCTCCAACCGCTCGAGCTGGTGGGGATGACAGGCCACCCCAAGACGCTGAGCTTCACGAGCGGCTCAAGCCGAGCGGAGCTCCAGTACCACGACGACTTCATCGCGACCTCGGGAGCGCAGGCGGCGGAGGCGGTGCTGCGGGAGTCGGAGCTGGTCTTCGTGGGCTACGGCATCCAGGCGCCCGAGTACGAGTGGGACGACTTCAAGGGCAAGGACTTGAGGGGCAAGACGCTCGTCATCCTGAACAACGATCCGGAGGACGACCCGACACTCTTCGGGGGCAAGGCGCGGCTGAGGTATGGCCGGTGGGACTACAAATACGAGCAGGCGGCGAAGACGGGGGCGGCGGGGGCACTCATCATCCACACCACGCCGAGCGCGGGGTACTCGTGGCAGGTGGTGCAGACGTCCTGGTCGGGGGAGCAGTTCGAGTTACCAGCGCTGGGGGAAAAGCCGCGCCTGCAGGTGAAGGGGTGGATGACGGACGAGGCGACGCGGCGGGTGTTGCAGCTGGCGGGGAGGGACCTGGACGTGTTGCGCGCGGCGGCGCAGAAGCGCGACTTCCAGCCGGTGCCGCTGGGAGTGACGGTGTCCACGCGCTTCGCCAACCAGGTGCGCCGCCGGCCCACGGCGAACGTGCTGGGCCTCTTGCCGGGGAGCGATCCGAAGCTGTCGCGGGAGGTGGTGCTCTACTCGGCGCACCATGATCACCTGGGCCTGAAGGAGGACGCGAAGCCGGGCGAGGACGCCATCTACAACGGGGCGGTGGACAACGCGTCCGGCGTGGCGGCGATGCTCGAGGTGGCCAGGGCCTTCTCCCGGCTGCCGAAGGCGCCGCCGCGCTCCATCCTCTTCGCGGCGGTGGCGGCGGAGGAGCAGGGGCTGCTGGGCTCGCAGTACCTCGCCGAGCACCTGCCGGTGCCTCCGGGGCGCGTGGCGGCCAACATCAACATCGACGGGCTCAACATCCACGGGCGCACGAGGGACGTGACGGTCATCGGACTGGGCAAGTCCTCGCTGGACTCCGTCCTGGTGGCGATGGTCCGGGCGCAGGGGCGCATCGTGAAGGCGGACCAGTTGCCGGACCGGGGGTTCTTCTACCGCTCGGACCAGTTCAACTTCGCCCGGCTGGGCGTTCCCGCCGCCTACTTCAGCAGCGGCATGGACTTCATTGGCCGGCCGCCGGGGTGGGGCAAGGAGCGCCGGGAGAAGTGGGAGGCCCAGCACTACCATCAGCCCTCGGACGAGCTGACCCCGGACTGGGACTTCTCCGGCGCGGTGGAGGACGTACAGCTCTTCTTCCTGCTGGGCGCCAACGTGGCCCGGACGAGGGAGCTGCCTCGCTGGAACAAGGGGGACGAGTTCGAGGCCCCGCGTCTTCAGGCGCTCGAAGACCTGAAATCCCAGGGGGCGAGGTAG
- the cysS gene encoding cysteine--tRNA ligase: MTMQKETLEPAVPGKLGVYVCGPTVYSYIHIGNARTFTSFDVVVRYLRYRGFDVKYVRNYTDVDDKIIKAAHETGEQAVELAARFVEVFREDARALHLLEPDVSPKVSDHLPEIIGIIEKLVERGVAYESQGDVYFSVRKYPEYAKLSKRNVDDLCAGERVHPGEQKHEPLDFALWKAAKPGEPAWDSPWGKGRPGWHIECSAMSARYLGETFDIHGGALDLIFPHHENEIAQSEAASGKTFARYWMHCGFLDLEGAKMSKSLGNVVRLRDALGKVDPEALRFFFLSTHYRHPLGFADKGLADAEQRMEYFYETLRKVDERVSGKDFGKGALYGEPARFLAEFESQMDDDFNTAGALGVLSGLFAQMNELTDKPPVKDKAQVGRTLQALRESVRKVSGVLGLFEDEPSQWLLRRRDRAVKERGIDVAKVEQLLQARADARKAKNFAEADRLREELKALGVESMDTAGGTVWKVCPAVAPEQPSA; the protein is encoded by the coding sequence ATGACGATGCAGAAGGAGACCCTGGAGCCGGCGGTGCCGGGCAAGCTGGGAGTCTACGTCTGCGGCCCGACGGTCTACAGCTACATCCACATCGGGAACGCGAGGACGTTTACCTCGTTCGACGTGGTGGTGCGCTACCTGCGCTATCGCGGCTTCGACGTGAAGTACGTGCGCAACTACACGGATGTAGACGACAAGATCATCAAGGCGGCTCACGAGACGGGCGAGCAGGCGGTGGAGCTGGCGGCGCGGTTCGTGGAGGTGTTCCGGGAGGACGCCCGGGCGCTGCACCTGCTGGAGCCGGACGTGTCGCCGAAGGTGAGCGACCACCTGCCGGAGATCATCGGCATCATCGAGAAGCTGGTGGAGCGGGGGGTGGCGTACGAGTCGCAGGGGGACGTGTACTTCTCGGTGAGGAAGTACCCGGAGTACGCGAAGCTGTCGAAGCGGAACGTGGACGACCTGTGCGCGGGCGAGCGGGTGCATCCGGGCGAGCAGAAGCACGAGCCGCTGGACTTCGCGCTGTGGAAGGCGGCGAAGCCGGGAGAGCCCGCGTGGGACAGCCCGTGGGGCAAGGGGCGGCCGGGCTGGCACATCGAGTGCTCGGCGATGAGCGCGAGGTACCTGGGAGAGACCTTCGACATCCACGGTGGGGCGTTGGATCTGATCTTCCCGCACCACGAGAACGAGATCGCGCAGAGCGAGGCGGCGAGCGGGAAGACGTTCGCGCGCTACTGGATGCACTGCGGCTTCCTCGACCTCGAGGGGGCGAAGATGTCCAAGTCGCTGGGGAACGTGGTGCGGCTGAGGGACGCGCTGGGGAAGGTGGATCCGGAGGCGCTGCGCTTCTTCTTCCTGTCGACGCACTACCGGCACCCGCTGGGCTTCGCGGACAAGGGGCTGGCGGACGCGGAGCAGCGCATGGAGTACTTCTACGAGACGCTGCGCAAGGTGGACGAGCGCGTGAGCGGGAAGGACTTCGGCAAGGGGGCGCTGTACGGGGAGCCGGCGCGGTTCCTGGCGGAGTTCGAGTCGCAGATGGACGACGACTTCAACACGGCGGGGGCGCTGGGGGTGCTGTCGGGGCTGTTCGCGCAGATGAACGAGCTGACGGACAAGCCGCCGGTGAAGGACAAGGCGCAGGTGGGGAGGACGCTACAGGCGCTGCGCGAGAGCGTGCGGAAGGTGTCTGGGGTGCTGGGCCTGTTCGAGGACGAACCATCGCAGTGGCTGCTCAGACGACGTGATCGCGCGGTGAAGGAGCGGGGCATCGACGTGGCGAAGGTGGAGCAACTGCTCCAAGCACGTGCGGATGCACGAAAGGCCAAGAACTTCGCGGAGGCGGACCGACTGCGCGAGGAGCTCAAGGCGCTGGGAGTCGAGAGCATGGACACGGCGGGAGGCACGGTGTGGAAGGTGTGCCCGGCGGTAGCACCCGAGCAGCCGAGCGCCTGA
- a CDS encoding FHA domain-containing protein → MSPPNPKRPPRSPGPPGDPASRQDAEVELPFDDDEVAPLQADDPRPQRVPQYPAGARRRRRRGPGGLSREARDREMPARFDSGEYEDPGHAPAFLYVERGPGAGQLIPVKQGVLVLGRASTSDLRLQHPSISRRHAQLTRRGDALSLKDLGSQNGTYVNRDRLTAEVELHPGDEIALGNALLRLRGPGPTPERPRASLHRPTSSLRVGMSSRRLVLLAAATGSLVAVFLTLAAVRLVRSRGETAGPEALVEPGYPAEVPVAGTSEASRAAPAEVSSFTEEPLVAEQAPAPERPGGKVRGAAGTRALSAQALAETSKGAGSKQREVGARAKAGTGKVVSKPPPTEPRSAQDSADEAEAEARSRYEAGNVEAALSLARRAHLDALASTLSRFQAEWIAGNAALAAHDPSSALQHFSTARELDQELANGWGTYAPLIRKALAQAQMQESKQGNER, encoded by the coding sequence ATGAGCCCTCCCAATCCCAAGCGCCCGCCCCGCTCGCCCGGCCCCCCTGGGGATCCGGCGTCGCGCCAGGATGCGGAGGTGGAGCTCCCCTTCGATGATGACGAGGTCGCCCCCCTCCAGGCCGACGACCCCCGCCCCCAGCGCGTCCCCCAGTACCCCGCTGGCGCCCGCCGCCGCCGCCGCCGGGGCCCCGGGGGCCTCTCGCGCGAGGCCCGCGACCGGGAGATGCCCGCCCGCTTCGACTCCGGCGAGTACGAGGACCCCGGTCATGCCCCCGCCTTCCTCTATGTCGAGCGCGGCCCCGGTGCCGGTCAGCTGATCCCCGTCAAGCAGGGCGTGCTCGTGCTCGGCCGCGCCTCCACGTCCGACCTGCGCCTCCAGCACCCCTCCATCAGCCGCCGCCACGCCCAGCTCACCCGCCGGGGAGATGCCCTCTCCCTCAAGGACCTCGGCAGCCAGAACGGCACCTACGTCAACCGCGACCGCCTCACCGCCGAGGTCGAGCTCCACCCCGGAGATGAGATCGCCCTGGGCAACGCGCTCCTGCGGCTGCGCGGGCCCGGCCCCACCCCCGAGCGGCCTCGCGCCTCCCTCCACAGGCCCACCTCGTCGCTCCGCGTCGGCATGAGCTCCCGCCGCCTGGTGCTGCTCGCCGCCGCCACTGGCTCCCTCGTGGCCGTGTTCCTCACCCTCGCCGCGGTGCGACTCGTGCGCTCCCGCGGAGAGACCGCCGGCCCCGAGGCCCTGGTGGAGCCCGGATACCCGGCCGAGGTCCCCGTGGCCGGGACTTCCGAGGCTTCGCGGGCCGCCCCGGCCGAGGTGTCCTCCTTCACCGAGGAGCCCCTCGTCGCCGAGCAGGCTCCTGCCCCCGAGCGCCCGGGTGGGAAGGTAAGGGGCGCCGCCGGGACACGGGCTCTCAGTGCCCAGGCCCTCGCGGAGACCTCGAAGGGCGCTGGCTCGAAGCAGCGGGAGGTGGGCGCTCGAGCGAAGGCGGGGACAGGGAAGGTCGTCTCCAAGCCTCCGCCCACCGAGCCCCGGTCCGCCCAGGACTCCGCTGACGAGGCCGAAGCCGAGGCCCGCTCCCGCTACGAGGCCGGCAATGTCGAGGCCGCCCTCTCCCTCGCCCGGCGCGCGCACCTCGATGCCCTGGCCTCCACCCTCTCTCGCTTCCAGGCCGAGTGGATCGCCGGCAACGCGGCGCTCGCCGCTCATGACCCCTCTTCCGCCCTCCAGCACTTCTCCACCGCCCGCGAGCTCGACCAGGAGCTCGCGAATGGTTGGGGCACCTATGCGCCCTTGATTCGCAAGGCGCTCGCTCAGGCGCAGATGCAGGAGAGCAAGCAGGGGAACGAGCGGTAG
- a CDS encoding CarD family transcriptional regulator — MQTSFKTGDKAVYPGQGVGEVMGIEHTEVAGQRQSFYVLRILENGMRIMIPINKVGSVGLREIISEEDVKQVYSILKEKDISVDSTTWNRRYREYMEKIKTGSVFEIAEVLRDLYLLKGDKDLSFGERKMLDTARSLLIKELSLAKDCSEEEIESDLKKIFNIA, encoded by the coding sequence GTGCAGACGAGCTTCAAGACCGGCGATAAGGCGGTTTACCCGGGGCAGGGTGTCGGCGAGGTGATGGGTATCGAGCACACCGAAGTAGCCGGGCAGCGCCAATCCTTCTATGTGCTGCGCATCCTGGAGAATGGGATGCGGATCATGATCCCGATCAACAAGGTGGGATCGGTCGGCCTCCGGGAGATCATCAGCGAGGAGGATGTCAAGCAAGTCTACTCCATCCTGAAGGAGAAGGACATCTCGGTCGACTCCACGACGTGGAACCGTCGCTACCGGGAGTACATGGAGAAGATCAAGACGGGCTCGGTGTTCGAGATCGCCGAGGTGCTTCGCGACCTGTACCTCCTCAAGGGAGACAAGGACCTGTCGTTCGGTGAGCGCAAGATGCTGGACACGGCGCGCTCGCTGCTCATCAAGGAACTGTCGCTGGCCAAGGACTGCTCCGAGGAAGAGATCGAGTCGGATCTGAAGAAGATCTTCAACATCGCCTAG
- a CDS encoding DNA internalization-related competence protein ComEC/Rec2, with amino-acid sequence MVGRYSWRDLTARPLFFPAVSLMLGAGLGLRTQVIGGLFQLMVASALGILSLWLARLPGAHLGVLLCLGFTGAGLATLEAGADVPHALAAGGTTVLEGEVERVDRFEDSTRLLVAVARVGQGAGSPARFHASLYVHGEPPPLLPGQRLRAEAKLKPLEPASNPGEKDLSATRWRQGLAFSGSIQGSRLLVLSPPSGWRQYLVRTQEGLSQAVRAVAPSPDAAALFLTLAAGQRAALDDSLEEDFSRSGLAHVLSVSGLHVAALALMTLALLRQVFVRAGARLRSLRRVDARRLAAPASVPFVWAYVVFTGNQPPAVRSAVMASVVLLGLALWRRADGLNSLATAAAVLVAWAPSSVVDLSLQLSFLAVFSLLLLTPALREAIPLPPPDPKESHRVKRLLASTRETVLETFCASAAVTVASMPLVAGTFGRASLAGLVSNIVCMPLCGLLTGFAAGGAALYVVAPVLATPLLWGGAWVSELLLWLTRFFAHVPLATMELPSFGVTASLLYAAGLACWALGERRWRLGGLLTPLGVVLVVLLPRLAPEPGLRITFLSVGQGDSMVLSSRGHHVLLDGGGVPGGADPGQRVIVPFLKASRIDRLDLTVLSHPHPDHALGLISTLAQVRTERLWLSAGSADGPLSKQLIAAAMGARVEEVQLGHPAFPLGEATLEVLGPPEDRELMEGANDKSVVLLVRHGDVTVLLPGDVEEEGEAALLATGKLGRVTVLKAAHHGSRTSSTEELLERVRPRYVVFCVGRRNRFGFPHPEVEERYRTLGTECLRTDVHGAITLESDGKDVRLSAFLPPDGPAPEPQVAPVASHPQP; translated from the coding sequence ATGGTGGGCCGGTACTCGTGGCGCGATCTGACCGCGCGTCCTCTTTTCTTTCCCGCTGTGAGCCTCATGCTCGGCGCGGGTCTGGGACTGAGAACGCAGGTCATTGGTGGATTATTCCAACTAATGGTTGCTTCGGCCCTGGGGATTCTCTCCCTGTGGCTCGCTCGCTTGCCCGGTGCTCATCTGGGCGTGCTCCTGTGTCTGGGGTTCACCGGCGCGGGCCTGGCCACCCTGGAGGCCGGTGCCGATGTGCCTCATGCCCTCGCGGCAGGAGGCACCACGGTGCTCGAGGGCGAGGTGGAGCGCGTGGACCGCTTCGAGGACTCCACTCGACTCCTCGTCGCGGTGGCTCGCGTGGGACAGGGCGCCGGAAGCCCCGCGCGCTTCCACGCGAGCCTCTACGTCCATGGCGAGCCACCCCCGCTCCTGCCCGGACAGCGCCTGCGCGCCGAGGCGAAACTCAAGCCGCTCGAGCCCGCGTCGAACCCCGGAGAAAAGGATTTATCCGCGACACGGTGGCGACAGGGACTCGCCTTCTCCGGCAGCATCCAGGGCTCGCGGCTGCTCGTGCTGTCCCCGCCTTCCGGCTGGCGCCAGTACCTGGTGCGCACGCAGGAAGGGCTCTCCCAGGCGGTGCGCGCCGTGGCCCCCTCGCCCGACGCCGCGGCCCTCTTCCTCACCCTGGCCGCCGGACAGCGCGCCGCGCTCGATGACTCCCTGGAGGAGGATTTCTCTCGGAGTGGGCTCGCACACGTACTCAGCGTGAGTGGACTGCACGTGGCGGCGCTCGCGCTCATGACGCTGGCCCTGCTGCGCCAGGTGTTCGTCCGGGCCGGGGCGCGGCTGCGGAGCCTGCGCCGGGTGGATGCCCGCCGGCTGGCGGCCCCCGCCTCCGTGCCCTTCGTCTGGGCCTACGTCGTCTTCACCGGCAACCAGCCTCCCGCGGTGCGCTCGGCGGTGATGGCCAGCGTGGTGCTGTTGGGGCTCGCGCTCTGGCGGCGGGCCGATGGGCTCAACAGCCTGGCCACCGCCGCCGCGGTGCTCGTCGCCTGGGCGCCCTCCAGCGTCGTCGATCTGTCGCTGCAGCTCTCCTTCCTCGCCGTCTTCAGCCTGCTGCTGCTCACCCCCGCCCTGCGCGAGGCCATCCCCCTCCCTCCTCCGGACCCGAAGGAGTCCCACCGGGTGAAGCGCCTGCTCGCGAGCACCCGGGAGACGGTGCTGGAGACGTTCTGCGCGAGCGCCGCGGTGACGGTGGCCAGCATGCCCCTGGTGGCGGGCACCTTCGGCCGCGCGAGCCTCGCCGGCCTCGTCTCCAACATCGTCTGCATGCCCCTGTGCGGCCTGCTCACCGGCTTCGCGGCGGGCGGCGCGGCCCTGTACGTGGTGGCGCCCGTGCTGGCCACTCCGCTGCTGTGGGGCGGGGCCTGGGTCTCGGAGCTGCTGCTCTGGCTCACCCGCTTCTTCGCGCACGTGCCGCTGGCCACGATGGAGCTGCCCTCCTTCGGCGTCACGGCCTCCCTGCTCTACGCCGCGGGGCTCGCGTGCTGGGCACTCGGTGAGCGGCGCTGGCGTCTGGGTGGGCTCCTCACCCCGCTGGGGGTGGTGCTCGTCGTCCTCCTGCCCCGCCTCGCGCCCGAGCCCGGTCTGCGCATCACCTTCCTCTCCGTGGGTCAGGGAGACTCGATGGTGCTCAGCTCTCGCGGGCACCACGTGCTCCTCGACGGAGGCGGCGTGCCCGGCGGCGCGGATCCGGGGCAGCGGGTCATCGTCCCCTTCCTGAAGGCCTCGCGCATCGACAGGTTGGACCTCACCGTCCTCTCCCACCCCCACCCGGACCATGCGCTCGGGCTCATCTCCACGCTGGCGCAGGTGCGCACCGAGCGCCTCTGGCTCTCCGCCGGCAGCGCGGACGGGCCCCTGTCGAAGCAGCTCATCGCCGCGGCCATGGGGGCCCGGGTGGAGGAGGTACAGCTCGGGCACCCCGCCTTCCCACTGGGAGAGGCCACCCTGGAGGTGCTCGGCCCGCCCGAGGACCGTGAGTTGATGGAGGGCGCGAACGACAAGAGCGTGGTGCTGCTCGTGCGCCATGGAGACGTCACCGTGCTGCTCCCCGGCGACGTGGAGGAAGAGGGCGAGGCCGCGCTCCTCGCGACCGGGAAGCTCGGACGGGTGACGGTGTTGAAGGCCGCCCACCATGGCTCGCGCACCTCGTCCACGGAGGAGCTCCTCGAGCGGGTCCGCCCCCGGTATGTCGTCTTCTGCGTGGGCCGCCGCAACCGCTTCGGCTTTCCCCATCCGGAGGTGGAGGAGCGCTACCGCACCCTGGGCACCGAGTGCCTCCGTACGGATGTGCACGGTGCCATCACCCTGGAGAGCGATGGGAAAGACGTCCGCCTGAGTGCCTTCCTGCCGCCCGATGGCCCAGCTCCGGAGCCCCAGGTTGCCCCGGTGGCCTCGCATCCCCAACCTTGA
- a CDS encoding carbohydrate-binding family 9-like protein yields the protein MRPPFRLLTLLSLTLLATGCRDEQAGPKPRAKALPPPAQARVLDAAPADLTWRSGVTFAGGAVRYLGTRVSPPVAVPGQPVQLSHYFEALRPMPQGWEFFVHVVDPSTGQMMVNADHGFAGGAAPLGSWPVGKVVEDVHTVPMPPSPSRVVLGFWQGDARLPVDDPSAHMGDNRLFGPQLGGAAPLLPEYSVRRAAKAPAIDGVLDDAVWKDATPVVLRGSFDGRPASLRTEARLAYDDQHLYVAFDVEDPDVWGTLRKRDEPIYEQEVVEIFLDANADGRTYNEMQVSPHNVTFDAYFPARRQGMDLAWDSGMTTAVKVRGTLDEPSDRDEGWRVEMRIPFARLAEVPRLPPGKGDRWRFNLYRLEHVERRQVEGQAFSPLFVGDFHALPRFGWLVFE from the coding sequence ATGCGTCCCCCCTTCCGCCTCCTGACGTTGTTGTCGCTCACGCTGCTCGCCACCGGTTGCCGCGACGAGCAGGCCGGACCGAAGCCCCGCGCCAAGGCCCTGCCACCCCCCGCCCAGGCCCGCGTGCTGGACGCCGCGCCGGCGGACCTCACCTGGCGCAGCGGGGTCACGTTCGCGGGGGGCGCGGTGCGCTACCTCGGCACGCGCGTCTCCCCTCCGGTGGCGGTGCCCGGTCAGCCGGTGCAGCTCTCGCACTACTTCGAGGCCCTGCGCCCCATGCCCCAGGGCTGGGAGTTCTTCGTGCACGTGGTGGATCCCTCCACCGGGCAGATGATGGTCAACGCGGACCACGGTTTCGCGGGAGGCGCGGCGCCGCTGGGCTCCTGGCCCGTGGGCAAGGTGGTGGAGGACGTCCACACGGTGCCCATGCCTCCGTCACCCAGCCGGGTGGTGCTCGGCTTCTGGCAGGGGGACGCCCGTCTCCCGGTGGATGACCCGAGCGCCCACATGGGTGACAACCGCCTCTTCGGCCCGCAGCTGGGTGGGGCCGCCCCCTTGCTGCCCGAGTACAGCGTGCGCCGTGCGGCGAAGGCCCCGGCCATCGACGGGGTGCTCGATGACGCGGTGTGGAAGGACGCCACCCCGGTGGTGCTCCGCGGCAGCTTCGATGGCCGCCCGGCCTCGCTGCGCACCGAGGCGCGTCTGGCCTACGACGACCAGCACCTCTACGTTGCCTTCGACGTGGAGGACCCGGACGTCTGGGGCACGTTGCGCAAGCGCGACGAGCCCATCTACGAGCAGGAGGTGGTGGAGATCTTCCTCGACGCCAACGCGGACGGGCGCACCTACAACGAGATGCAGGTGTCTCCGCACAACGTCACGTTCGACGCCTACTTCCCCGCGCGTCGGCAGGGAATGGATCTGGCCTGGGACTCGGGGATGACGACGGCGGTGAAGGTGCGCGGCACGTTGGACGAGCCGTCGGACCGCGACGAGGGCTGGCGGGTGGAGATGCGCATCCCCTTCGCCCGGCTGGCCGAGGTGCCGCGCCTGCCCCCGGGCAAGGGAGACCGCTGGCGCTTCAACCTCTACCGGTTGGAGCACGTGGAGCGGCGGCAGGTGGAAGGCCAGGCCTTCTCCCCCCTCTTCGTGGGGGACTTCCACGCGCTGCCACGCTTCGGGTGGCTCGTCTTCGAGTAG
- a CDS encoding FHA domain-containing protein — translation MHFEFEHLNTATPFELPEGIHLLGGGAEDHVRLEGLPDRLLTLRIEADRLMVEATRAFTVAGVMVPPGVPRLVLPGEVVGLPERMSLKVLAPAGDTERQVGTMAVLKHLLTDLEEPPPSRAAALTCLMGADVGRTFALAEASTDIGRGKEASVRLRDIAVSRRHARIRHQEGAFLLEDLDSPNGLYLNGQRVETASTLKEGDVIELGRTLLRFQAPMAEPPPPQEEEPPAEQETAPASDDSPTVASSEETPEGSRPRGEWWLIGLGATLALVGMLATYALVA, via the coding sequence ATGCACTTCGAATTCGAGCACCTGAATACCGCCACCCCCTTCGAGCTGCCCGAGGGCATCCACCTGCTGGGCGGAGGCGCCGAGGACCACGTCCGGCTCGAGGGGCTCCCGGACCGCCTGCTGACGCTGCGCATCGAGGCCGACCGCCTGATGGTCGAGGCCACCCGCGCCTTCACCGTGGCCGGGGTGATGGTGCCGCCGGGGGTCCCGCGCCTGGTGCTGCCGGGAGAGGTGGTGGGGCTACCCGAGAGGATGAGCCTGAAGGTGTTGGCGCCCGCCGGAGACACCGAGCGGCAGGTGGGCACCATGGCCGTGCTCAAACACCTCCTCACGGACCTGGAGGAACCGCCCCCCTCGCGGGCCGCCGCCCTCACCTGCCTCATGGGAGCGGACGTGGGCCGCACCTTCGCCCTCGCCGAGGCGAGCACCGACATCGGCCGGGGCAAGGAGGCTTCGGTGCGCCTGCGGGACATCGCCGTGTCCCGCCGCCACGCGCGCATCCGTCACCAGGAGGGGGCCTTCCTCCTGGAGGACCTGGACAGCCCCAACGGCCTCTACCTCAACGGCCAGCGGGTGGAGACGGCCTCCACGTTGAAGGAGGGCGACGTCATCGAGCTGGGCCGGACGCTGCTGCGCTTCCAGGCGCCCATGGCCGAGCCCCCTCCGCCCCAGGAGGAGGAGCCCCCCGCCGAGCAGGAGACAGCCCCCGCCTCGGACGACTCCCCCACGGTGGCCTCCAGTGAAGAGACACCGGAGGGCTCGCGGCCGCGGGGGGAGTGGTGGCTCATCGGGCTCGGGGCGACGCTGGCCCTGGTGGGGATGCTCGCCACCTACGCCCTGGTGGCCTGA
- a CDS encoding PH domain-containing protein, whose amino-acid sequence MDRRDAKAGKQVFRPHAVLAAVMGAATLLWLGVLVYLLRFDGVPVQTFLSALFFVLFFGVSVTYYGRTRIVVDSGGMTYRGLVRTRRFSFADIRKVDVMPGPVTVYPVRGSRGFVHFTSLFAHHRHLARLLIERSGLSPMRA is encoded by the coding sequence ATGGACAGGCGCGATGCGAAGGCAGGCAAGCAGGTGTTCCGTCCACACGCTGTGCTCGCGGCCGTCATGGGCGCCGCGACACTGCTCTGGTTGGGCGTGCTGGTGTACTTGCTCCGCTTCGACGGAGTCCCGGTTCAGACGTTCCTCTCGGCGCTCTTCTTCGTCCTCTTCTTCGGGGTGTCCGTGACGTACTACGGGCGCACCCGCATCGTGGTGGACTCGGGCGGCATGACGTACCGGGGCCTGGTGCGCACGCGGCGCTTCAGCTTCGCGGACATCCGCAAGGTGGATGTGATGCCCGGCCCGGTGACGGTGTACCCCGTGCGTGGTAGCCGGGGCTTCGTGCACTTCACCAGCCTCTTCGCGCATCACCGCCACCTGGCGCGGCTGCTCATCGAGCGCTCGGGTCTCTCTCCGATGCGCGCCTGA